ATTGCCCAGTTATCTCCATGGTTTTCCCGAAGTTTAGCCGATTTGACGTCATGACCGAAAGCTCGAATTGTTCATCTTGGCACTTGGCATGTGCGGGGAGAATACGATCGATTCCTCAAGATGATAGAGATACATCTCACTCATCATCGGTATCAATTGTCAACTGATCGCTTGGTCTCACAGTCGGTTTCATAGACCAACAAGATGGCGGCAGCGGATGGCCCCGTTTCCAACGATCGGGAAGAACAACCGTCGTTTGAGTTGTCAAGGCAGGAGCCTCCCCAGATATTCCATCAAGCAGAGCGATGGAACCATCCCCGGTCCAATATACTCAAAACATTGGCTACTTATTGGAGCTTTCTAGTTATGGGCATGAATGACGCTGCGTATGGGGTGAGCGATCTCATAACTTCCAATATATGTGATCACTACTGACATTAATAGCCTTTGATACCTTACGTCGGTCTCCCAATATCCCAGATAGACGTGTTTGATCAATGCTAAAAACATACAGCTTGAATCTCACTACAATTTATCCTACACGGTTGTGTCACTTGTATTCTTCTCACCACTTGGTGGCTACACTCTCGCTGCTTGTCTAAACAATCGAATTCACGCTAAGCTTGGCCGTCGTGGCGTTGCATGGCTGTCTCCTGGGTGCCATATCATTGCGTATATAGTCAATTGTCTGCATCCACCATACCCGGTCTTGGTTGTGTCATTCATCTTTGCGGGCTTTGGCAATGGACTTAGCGATGCCGCGTGGAATGCCTGGCTAGGGAATATGGCGAATGCAAACCAGCTCCTTGGACTACTACACGGTTTCTATGGCGCTGGCGGAGTACTAAGTCCTTTGATAGCCACTTCCTTGATTACTAAAGCTCATCTGGAATGGTATTACTTCTATTACATCATGGTACGCAAAAGTCTAGCCAACTGCCAAACAATCACTAACATTTCTAGATTGGCTGCGCGGCGCTCGAATTCGCGTTCCTTCTCACGGCTTTCTGGGATTCGCCCGGCACACCTGTCGAAGACGCTTGCGCCGATGAAAGCAAAGGTGGTCTCCGTCAAGTTCTCTTTAAAAAAACGTATGCCAGGGTAACTTGGCTGTGTGcatttttccttctcggtTATGTAGGAATTGAAGTTGCACTCGGCGGATGGATCGTAACATTCATGATGCAAATCCGCAACGGAGAAGCATTTGCCAGCGGCATGACGGCTACTGGATTTTGGCTAGGACTCACCGTAGGCCGGGTGGTACTGGGCTTCGTGACGCCGCGAATTGGAGAGAAGGTCTCTATTGTGGTACGTAAGAAGTCTCACCTACAGCCCCATCGCAGCTAACCAATCAACAGGTATACTCACTACTGGCTATTGGACTGGGTCTAATTCTCTGGCTTGTGCCTAATTTTTATGCTTCGGCGGTCGCTGTCTCCCTCCAAGGCTTTTTCCTTGGCCCTTTCTTCCCTGCTGTCGTGGTCGTAGCTACCAAGCTTCTCCCGAAGTCGCAGCATGTCAGCGCCATTGGGTTTGCGGCTGCGTTCGGGGGAGGAGGTGCAGCTGTTCTACCCTTTGTGGTCGGTGCCCTTGCACAGGCACGAGGAGTGGAGGTTCTCCAGCCTTTCATCATCGGCTTGTCCGGAGGTATTCTCTTGCTGTGGTTAGGGCTGCCGCGGATGccaaagaagggagaaggaaaccgTCTCAGTGCTTGATCATTGCCCTGTCTGGGACACTGACATCTGCCCACGGAGACTTCCGACCCAACTGGAGCCGGTGTACATATGGAGTCCAACCGGGTAAACCACCCAGTCAGTTGGATGTCTTTTTCATGTCTTACATATCGAGGAAGTCTCCGCAATCTCTCGATCTCCGATATCAACTTAGGGCACATCTAAGCAATCATCCTGCAGTTTCGATGCCCATGCACCCCCGACCGCCATCCCACGCATTTATCTATCGTGATGTGTGTTCGCAATGATCTACTTCGTCTGACCGCAAGTGACCTGCTTAGAGGTCCAAGATGGATTGACACATCCAACATCTCATCTAAGCCAATCATTGCGGCAAAGGTGACGAAACCT
This window of the Aspergillus oryzae RIB40 DNA, chromosome 8 genome carries:
- a CDS encoding MFS transporter (predicted protein), which codes for MAAADGPVSNDREEQPSFELSRQEPPQIFHQAERWNHPRSNILKTLATYWSFLVMGMNDAAYGLESHYNLSYTVVSLVFFSPLGGYTLAACLNNRIHAKLGRRGVAWLSPGCHIIAYIVNCLHPPYPVLVVSFIFAGFGNGLSDAAWNAWLGNMANANQLLGLLHGFYGAGGVLSPLIATSLITKAHLEWYYFYYIMIGCAALEFAFLLTAFWDSPGTPVEDACADESKGGLRQVLFKKTYARVTWLCAFFLLGYVGIEVALGGWIVTFMMQIRNGEAFASGMTATGFWLGLTVGRVVLGFVTPRIGEKVSIVVYSLLAIGLGLILWLVPNFYASAVAVSLQGFFLGPFFPAVVVVATKLLPKSQHVSAIGFAAAFGGGGAAVLPFVVGALAQARGVEVLQPFIIGLSGGILLLWLGLPRMPKKGEGNRLSA